The stretch of DNA TTCATCGAAGATAAGCACGATGCCGTGTTCTTCAGTGATTTCACGGAGCTGATCGAGATACCCCTCACGCGGTGGGATGATGCCCATATTGCCCATAATCGGTTCGAGAATGAGACAGGCGATTTCGTCCGGGTTGGCTTCTATCGCTTCACGGACAGCGTCCGGGTTATTGAAGGGGACTGTGAGTGTATTGCGTGCAAAATCTTCAGGGACCCCCCCGCTATCGGAAAGCCCAAACGTTGCAATACCCGATCCAGCTTTCGCTAATAGGTAGTCCACGTGCCCGTGATAGCAGCCGTCAATTTTGAGAATTTTATCACGACCGGTATACCCGCGGGCGACACGAATTGCGCTCATGGTGGCTTCGGTGCCAGAATTGACGAGTCGCACCTGTTCGATTGAGGGGACTGCATTGACAATGGTTTCGGCGAGTTCTGTCTCGCGAGGCGTCGGTGCGCCGAAACTCGTGCCGTTCACTGCTATTGAACGGATAGCCTCTATGACACTCGGATACGCGTGTCCGAGAACCAAGGGACCCCAGGAGGCGACATAGTCAATATATTCGTTCCCATCGATGTCGTAGATTTTCGAGCCTTCGCCGCGTTCGATGAAACGGGGATGTCTGCCGACTTTGCTGAAATTTCGGACGGGACTGTTAACCCCACCGGGGATGAATTGTTGTGATTTTTGCCATGCAGCTAAGGATTTACTGCTCTCCAAAGTGTTTCCTCCAAATTTTCTATGGCTTTCGGTTATCAATAAAAAGTTGGCAAGTGAGAAGAAAGTTATGAAGTTTGCAACTGTACTAAAGTTTGCAAGTGAGAAGAGGTTCTTCCTCAACTTTAACTACACTTTACAGACTTTAGCACACTTTACAGACCGCTAACCGCCAGATTATAGCCACTCGACAACCGATTTTGCAAAGTAGGTTAAAATCATATCCGCCCCTGCGCGCTTTATACTGTTGAGGACCTCCAAAGCGACCCGCTCTTCGTCAATCCAACCGTTTTGTGCCGCGGCTTTAATCATGGCGTATTCACCGCTGACGTTGTAAGCCGCAACAGGGACCTGAAATTCTGTTTTGACCCGATGGATAACGTCGAGGTAGGAGAGAGCGGGTTTCACCATGAGGATGTCCGCACCTTCTTGGATGTCCAAGGCAACCTCGCGCAACGCCTCTTCCGCATTTGCTGGATCCATCTGATAGGCGCGCCGATCTCCGAATTGGGGGGTCGATTCCGCCGCTTCCCGAAACGGACCGTAGAAGGCAGAGGCGTATTTGGCAGAATATGCCATAATCGGGATGTTTTCATAACCGTTTTCGTCTAACGCCTCACGAATCGCCCCGACACGACCGTCCATCATATCTGACGGTGCGATGACATCCGCACCGGCGCGGGCATGCGACAGGCTCTCCCTAACGAGGACTTCCACAGTCGGATCGTTCTGCACTTCCCCAGCTTCGATGAGACCGCAGTGTCCGTGATCGGTGTATTCACAGAGACATACATCTGTCATGACAAGCAGATCCGGCACAGCGTCTTTGATGGCTCGGACGGCTTGTTGGATGATCCCATCGTCGGCGTATGCCTCAGAGCCGAGCGGGTCTTTTGCCTCCGGGATGCCGAACAGGATTGTCCCAGGGATTCCGAGCGCGGCGAGCTCTTTCGCGGCGATGATCAGGGTGTCAACCGAGTATTGGTAGCACCCGGGCATGGCGGAAATTTCGGTCGCGGTGTTATGTCCGTGGACGACAAACATCGGGTAGATAAGGTCGTTGGCGGAGAGCGCAGTCTCGCGAACCAATCGGCGCAGGTTCTCATTTGCGCGAAGTCGCCTCGGACGATAGATAGGAAAAGTACTCATTCAACCTCCGAACTTGAGGATTTGATTTCGTAACGGACTAATTCAAGCGTCTGGTCTTCAGGCGTTACCAGACCCATCTCTTCATTCTCGGCAGATGCCTCGTGTTGGTGCTCAAATTTGACAATGCCCACGTTAGGTGCCAACCAGAGAGTTGTTAGGGTTACATCTTGTTGTTCTTGCGGTCCTTGCGGTTGTTGGGGGACTTCCACAGATATGGCCGTCTCCGTTGAAGCATCTGTTCGATATTCAATGACCAAGCAATCTTCAAAGGTGCCAGCTTCCGTTTCCACGGTTTCCGTGCCCGTGACGTTGCCTGACTCTATGAGAGTCGTGTAAGTTTTTACAGTCTGTGTTGAACCGCCCGGTATCTCTATCGGCATACCTTGGATATCAATTGTCATCGTGAGGACGACGTTTATTTCTATGGCTGTCCACTCTTCACCAAAGGTGGCGGGGGTCGGCAGGAAATAGAAGTAATCTTGGGATTCTACCTCGACATCGTAATCTAAGTCAAATGTGATATTTAATTCCGCAGGCATCTGTTCCTGCAGCGCCTGACGCATCAGCACCATGGCTTCTTCCATCTGTTTCATCGTGGCGGCTTTGAGCGCGTTTTCGATTTCAGCACCGACAAAAAACGCCACCCAGTCGCCACCGACTTGGTAGAAATACGGGTGAACGTAATGCTCAAAGTCTGCCCAGTCCTCCAAAGCAGGATCGTAACTGAAGGCACGATAGGATTCGCCATCAATCTCTTCTGGCGCTATTGCGTAGCGTGTCAACTCGTCACCGTTCTGGTTTTCGTAAACCCAGTAACTGCCGGGAGCATCTGGGAAGTAGTAGTTCGCCCATTCATTGCCCATCAACGTCGCGCTGAAACTGAAGAGAAGCAAAGTGGCGAGAATGAACCGAAAGTTTTTCAAAATGGGAGGTTCCTCCAAGGTTCTGATTATTCCAACTTAATTATTAAAAGTATATAATATCTCTCGGCAAACGGCAAGCCAAATTCTCTAACAATGATGCGTTTTGGCTTGGGGGGGCCTAACGTGCCTCGTATTCAAAGGGGAAGGTGACGGGTGCCCCATTGTTTGCCCATGAACGTGCCATCGCGACATCGATCTCCCGATCCTTGCGCCCGTTATAAGCACCGTACTCAGGGTCTGTATCGTTACGAACTGCGTTTACGAGACTCATCAACTCGGATGCGACAGTGATTTCACCGTGACGCTCTCTTCGTGTGGATCGCAAACAGCAACGAGTTCAAGGTCATCTGTCAATTTTGAGATAAGGGGAAGGTAGGTTCCGGCACCGCGTCTGCCCGTACCGATATGTGCGATTTTGAGTTTATCCATGGTTTTCCTCCTCCCACGGGTGTGAGTCAGTAATCGCCTGTGTCACTCTACCCAGAAAACATGGCTCCGTTCAAAGAGATCGTCATCTAAATAGATTTCAACAAACCACTCGCCTGTAATATCGGGCAAGTCGATATAAAACCACGTAATTTTATCCCCGGTTGTTGATGTGAGGGTTTGCTGTTCTGTCCAGAAGGGCGGATCGTCCGGGCCGTCTTCGGGTGAGAACCATGAAACTTTAACGGTGTGGTGTTCCGTGATGTTTGCCCATAAGATCCATAGGAACACCTGATCGTTAACCTCAGCGGAGAAGGTGGTCGTGATGCCATCGGGCCTGTCCTCGAAGACAGCGATTGCCAAGACAGAATCTACAATCATCGGTTCATCCCGTCCTACATCGGTGAGTCCGCTTCCGCCAGAGGGATCTTCACTACAACCGCTCACGACAAGCGTCAGCGACAGTAGAACCATCCCGAATGTCGAATAAGGCGTTGTGAGCAATGTCTTGATATAAGTGCAGGCTTGACGCATGGGGTCTTCTCCTATCTTGGGGTGGTCCCAGTTGATGAATTTGATATAAATACCAATTCGCATTATAGCAGGCCTCGGTTTTTTTGTCAAAGAGAAATTAGGCATCTCTGTTGACAGGTATCCTTTTTGATGATAGACTGAGACAATAATAGAGAAGGGTCCTTCATAGAATCGATCTGACCGAACTGCAAGGAAAATTAGGAAATATGAAACAAAGGCACGTAGCTTGAAACGAAGTGGAAAGGTTTTTGCTTGGGCATTTCCGCTAGAGCTACGGAAAGGAATGTAAAGATACCCACACACCTAAACGAGCCACAAGGAAAATTAAAAAAAGGAAAATTAAAAAAATGAGATTTGATACAATTATTGCAGGCGGGAACATCGTCGACGGAACGGGTGAGCGGGAACCGTTTATCGCGGATATCGGCATTCAAGGTGACCAGATAGCCGCCATCGGTGATCTCTCTGAAGCAGAAACACCGCGTCGAATTTCTGCGGAGCGACAGGTTGTCTGTCCGGGTTTCGTTGATGTGCATGTGCATTCTGAAATCGCGCTGCTCGGCGGTCGAGACCAGTTCGCCGCTGTCAGTCAAGGTGTGACGACGCATTTAGCCGCACCGGATGGCTTCGGATGGGCACCTTTATCACCAGAGCAGGCACAAGAGATGTGGCACTACACGCGGTTCGCTTATGGCGATGCGGAGGTCCCGCTCGATTGGCAAACACCCGACGCGTATCTCAGCATATTTGAAGGGCGAATCCCGGCGAACCTCTATCCACAGGTGCCCCACTGTGCGGTTCGGATCGGTGCGATGGGATGGGATCCGCGCCCAGCGACTCCTGACGAGTTGAAAGTGATGGAACGCACAACGCGTGAATGGTTGGAGGCGGGTGCGTGTTGTCTCTGCTTAGGACTCGACTATCAACCCTCCGCGAATGCCGATGTGCACGAACTGGTGTATCTCTCAAAAATTGCGGCGGCTTACGATGCCATCTACGCTGCGCACATCCGCTACCGCATC from Candidatus Poribacteria bacterium encodes:
- the hemL gene encoding glutamate-1-semialdehyde-2,1-aminomutase, which gives rise to MESSKSLAAWQKSQQFIPGGVNSPVRNFSKVGRHPRFIERGEGSKIYDIDGNEYIDYVASWGPLVLGHAYPSVIEAIRSIAVNGTSFGAPTPRETELAETIVNAVPSIEQVRLVNSGTEATMSAIRVARGYTGRDKILKIDGCYHGHVDYLLAKAGSGIATFGLSDSGGVPEDFARNTLTVPFNNPDAVREAIEANPDEIACLILEPIMGNMGIIPPREGYLDQLREITEEHGIVLIFDEVITGFRVAYGGAQSYYNVTPDMTCLGKIIGGGLPVGAYGGKRDIMRCVAPEGEVYQAGTLSGNPLAVTAGIATLKRLAEPGIYEHLENSAAALAAGLAEATQKHDVDAWHSRVGSMLMLYFTPESVTDADGARTADTERFQHYFWGLIERGVSVAPSQFEAGFVSLVHSEEDINNTVQAATQALANL
- the hemB gene encoding porphobilinogen synthase → MSTFPIYRPRRLRANENLRRLVRETALSANDLIYPMFVVHGHNTATEISAMPGCYQYSVDTLIIAAKELAALGIPGTILFGIPEAKDPLGSEAYADDGIIQQAVRAIKDAVPDLLVMTDVCLCEYTDHGHCGLIEAGEVQNDPTVEVLVRESLSHARAGADVIAPSDMMDGRVGAIREALDENGYENIPIMAYSAKYASAFYGPFREAAESTPQFGDRRAYQMDPANAEEALREVALDIQEGADILMVKPALSYLDVIHRVKTEFQVPVAAYNVSGEYAMIKAAAQNGWIDEERVALEVLNSIKRAGADMILTYFAKSVVEWL